A single window of Pseudarthrobacter psychrotolerans DNA harbors:
- a CDS encoding cytosine permease has product MQDNLSTTQPGSAMTPTEDCEAWLQPIPESQRTHKVSGQFWIWAGANLAPINWVLGALGIHLGLGFADTVTVLVLGNLIGMLLFGCFVLLGQKTGATGMVLARAAFGRRGNYLPAAIQALLVIGWCAVNTWIILDLVMALFGTLGWVDPTAHNYGWKIGVATTIMAAQVAIAWFGYKAIAAFEKWTVPPTIIILAVMSAVAWFGMKIDWGYAGPAGNILEGSERIAAMSAVMTAIGIGWGITWFTYAADYSRFVSTEVPKRKVYLASVLGQFIPVVWLGILGASLATNSGEIDPGKLIVQNFGVMALPVLLMVLHGPIATNILNIYTFSVATQSLDITISRRKLNLFVGVFSLAAVVFFIFQEDFAAVLDAWLIGLVAWVAAWGGVMLVHYFWLEKRWPGNPDRLFDAVGTKRLPEVNWAGVVSLLVGIFATWLFMYGLVPAMQGPIAVALGGWDLSWLAGGLASAGTYALLGPAYHRRHLDSALPAATVAQATADLRFATQPGSRAGL; this is encoded by the coding sequence ATGCAAGACAACCTCTCCACAACGCAGCCGGGGTCGGCAATGACGCCGACCGAGGACTGCGAAGCCTGGCTTCAGCCCATTCCCGAATCCCAGCGCACGCACAAAGTTTCCGGCCAGTTCTGGATCTGGGCCGGCGCCAACCTTGCACCGATCAACTGGGTGCTCGGCGCACTCGGCATCCACCTCGGCCTCGGATTTGCCGACACCGTCACCGTTCTGGTCCTGGGGAACCTGATCGGCATGTTGCTGTTCGGCTGCTTCGTACTCCTGGGCCAAAAGACCGGCGCCACCGGCATGGTCCTGGCCCGCGCAGCGTTCGGCCGCCGCGGCAACTACCTGCCGGCAGCCATCCAGGCACTCCTGGTGATCGGCTGGTGCGCGGTCAACACCTGGATCATCCTGGACCTGGTCATGGCCCTGTTCGGCACGCTCGGCTGGGTGGATCCCACAGCACACAACTACGGCTGGAAGATCGGAGTTGCCACCACCATCATGGCTGCCCAGGTTGCCATCGCCTGGTTCGGCTACAAGGCCATCGCGGCGTTCGAAAAGTGGACCGTCCCGCCCACCATCATCATCCTGGCCGTGATGTCGGCCGTCGCCTGGTTCGGCATGAAGATCGACTGGGGCTATGCCGGCCCCGCCGGCAACATCCTGGAAGGTTCCGAACGGATCGCGGCCATGAGCGCTGTGATGACCGCCATCGGCATCGGCTGGGGCATCACCTGGTTTACCTACGCCGCCGACTACTCCCGGTTTGTGAGCACCGAAGTTCCCAAGCGCAAGGTCTACCTGGCATCCGTCCTGGGCCAGTTCATCCCCGTCGTGTGGCTGGGAATCCTCGGCGCCAGCCTGGCCACCAACAGCGGTGAGATCGACCCCGGAAAACTCATCGTCCAAAACTTCGGAGTCATGGCACTGCCCGTACTGCTGATGGTGCTGCACGGACCGATCGCCACCAACATCCTGAACATCTACACGTTCTCGGTGGCAACCCAATCGCTGGATATCACTATCAGCCGACGCAAGCTCAACCTGTTCGTCGGTGTTTTCTCCCTCGCCGCCGTCGTCTTCTTCATTTTCCAGGAAGACTTCGCCGCAGTCCTGGACGCGTGGCTCATCGGGCTCGTAGCCTGGGTTGCCGCCTGGGGCGGAGTCATGCTGGTCCACTACTTCTGGCTTGAGAAGCGTTGGCCGGGCAACCCGGACCGGCTCTTCGACGCCGTGGGCACCAAACGGCTCCCCGAAGTCAATTGGGCCGGCGTTGTGTCACTCCTGGTGGGCATCTTCGCCACGTGGCTGTTTATGTACGGACTGGTTCCCGCTATGCAGGGTCCGATAGCCGTAGCCCTGGGCGGCTGGGACCTCTCCTGGCTCGCAGGTGGGCTGGCCAGCGCCGGCACCTACGCCCTCCTGGGCCCGGCATACCACCGCAGGCACCTGGACTCCGCATTGCCAGCCGCCACAGTTGCCCAGGCGACGGCCGACCTGCGGTTCGCCACCCAGCCCGGTTCACGGGCCGGACTCTGA
- a CDS encoding ribokinase, with translation MSSATAGSQGRIVVVGSLNADLTIYCERLPLPGETVHGKGFAVNPGGKSANQAVAASLLGGNVSLVGAVGVDANGDMLLSSAAGAGVDISGVRTSPTEATGVAVIAVDSDGENNIIISAGANGTLSPADVAVEAEAFDGAAVVCLCLEVSLDTVEAAARAGHDAGATVLLNLSPYAEIPQQLADLTDVLLVNAHEASLFLGSAEIPGSDADVRDWEAVRLRFAEWGLQRVLVTLGAHGSVVLDSLAPSGQQLVRVAPVKVKAVDTTGAGDAFTGAVAARLSAGAPLAGAAAFASVAAALATTRKGTQAAYPQVADVERVLAAGVA, from the coding sequence ATGAGTTCCGCAACAGCCGGCTCCCAAGGCCGGATCGTCGTCGTCGGTTCCCTGAACGCGGACCTGACCATCTATTGCGAGCGGCTGCCGCTGCCGGGTGAAACCGTGCACGGCAAAGGTTTCGCCGTGAACCCGGGTGGCAAGAGCGCCAACCAGGCCGTCGCCGCCAGCCTGCTGGGCGGGAACGTCAGCCTTGTGGGTGCCGTCGGTGTGGACGCCAACGGCGACATGCTCCTGTCCTCCGCTGCCGGCGCCGGGGTGGACATCTCCGGCGTGCGGACCTCACCAACTGAGGCCACCGGCGTCGCCGTCATCGCCGTGGATTCCGACGGCGAGAACAACATCATCATCTCGGCCGGCGCCAACGGCACCCTCTCGCCGGCGGACGTCGCCGTCGAGGCTGAGGCGTTCGACGGCGCCGCCGTGGTCTGTCTCTGCCTGGAGGTCAGCCTTGACACGGTTGAGGCCGCCGCCCGGGCAGGGCACGACGCCGGCGCCACAGTTCTGCTGAACCTCTCGCCTTACGCGGAAATCCCGCAGCAGCTGGCGGACCTGACCGACGTCCTCCTCGTCAACGCCCACGAGGCGTCGCTGTTCCTCGGCTCCGCCGAAATTCCCGGCAGCGACGCGGATGTCAGAGACTGGGAAGCGGTCAGGCTGCGCTTCGCCGAGTGGGGACTCCAACGGGTCCTCGTCACGCTGGGTGCCCACGGCTCCGTGGTGCTGGATTCGCTGGCTCCTTCCGGGCAGCAGCTGGTCCGGGTGGCACCCGTCAAGGTCAAGGCCGTGGATACCACCGGCGCGGGCGACGCCTTCACCGGTGCCGTGGCCGCCCGCCTGTCAGCCGGTGCTCCGCTGGCTGGCGCCGCGGCCTTCGCCTCGGTAGCCGCCGCACTGGCCACCACACGCAAGGGAACGCAGGCAGCCTACCCGCAGGTGGCGGACGTGGAGCGCGTGCTCGCCGCAGGCGTCGCCTGA